DNA from Tachypleus tridentatus isolate NWPU-2018 chromosome 8, ASM421037v1, whole genome shotgun sequence:
GGACAAATCAGCTAGGATGGATGACGAAAGCAGAAGTATGCCTAAAATACTACGTATGTACAGGAAAAGAATTTCAAGGTTATGGTTTAAGCTCTGAAAACTGGAATCTAGTTTCAGTACAACATGCAAAATTATGGAGTatgttgaaaaaaacatttgtagtGTAAGTggttttatcacaaatattagctATATGAGATAGTTGTGGATAACTTTTagtacataaaattaaaactataacagATATAATGCATATAATGGTTTgtatgttagttttaaattttgtgcaaagctacacaagggctatctgggctagtcatccctaattttgcagtgtaagactagagagaaggcagctagtcatcaccatccaccaccaactcttggggaactcttttaccaataagcagtgggattgaccattacattataatgcacccatggctgaaagggcaagcatgttgagcaggaggatttgatgggttgttcagcaagacaccagctgatcgttgAAAcatattaaggcccttacagatgcagaatgcaactcaagaacaataagatggcatctacgagagaaaggctttaaaaaccatgaacatcttcaaaggccacgtctctatccacaccacaaaacagctcagttaaactttgctgagaagcaccaaacatgggacgtagaaaagtggacaaacgttttgttctctgatgagaaaaaatttaacctggatggtccaaatggcttccaacgttactggcacaataaggatatcccaccagagacattttctacacgacacagtggaggaaatTCCATCattatctggggtgctttctccttccatggaacaatggagcttcaggttatacatgggcatcaaacagcagctgactatattagcatgttggagagagcatccttattgactgaaggccctcgcttgtgtggaaatgactggatctttcagcaggacaatgctgcaatccacaatgcccacaggacaaaggactttttcatggcgaataacgtggttcttttggaccatccagcatgttcgcctgaactgaacccccattgaaaatgtttgagggtggataacaagtctataaaaatggacgtcaattccaatcagtgcatgatcttcatgaagccatcttcaccacttggaataacattccagccagccttctgcaaatgcttatatcgaccatgccaaagtgaatgtttgcagttattcgcagtgacggccatgcaacttactactaagacctcttgttggacatttcctatcctgtttaggacttctttttggtatggttttaaacttttgaccagctagtatttaggctaatttcatagtgttcatattttccctattaaatactaaaaaacttttttattttgaatttctcttttcttatttttcaccttttgaagctcaaataagtggttgagtctaacaatgcaaaatgtatatttcttctttatgttaattagccttaaaattttggccagcagtgtatataagtAGATGAATAGAGGAAGATGGACAGACAACCCAGTCAAAATCTGGTATATAAATTTGTTCAATAAGTAAAAGTGGATTTATTTTCTGATGAAAATACatgtaattagaaacaaaaaagcTGAGGTAGTTAgaaaaaatgacataaaaattcaatgtgtatgaaaacaaaattctttataattacattaagttatttgttttgtacTCACATGAGATTTTCAGCACTGAACTCCTTTTCTAAAAACTTTATGAATTGCTCTCTGCCAGCAGGATCCTTGAGTAACTCCTGGAGAGAAAATGCCCACCTTCGAACTCTTCTGGGGGGTATTTCTTTGCTGAGAAACAAGAAAACCGAAGTATatcatttaatgatttttaagATATCTGAAAGCAACATATTTATATGCTAATGAATTCACTTATATCATAGCCCTAAGAAAGCATATGGTTTCTTTACAGGAGTCCTCCTCCTGCTACAACTCTTTGTACCATCTCTTCCAGATTCCTGCCAATCCACTTCTTGCTGTTATTAATTCATATTGTTCTTCTCTTTCCTTGTTTTTGTCACTCATAATCTCTTCAGATGTGGTTAGGACACAGTTTATGCTTCTTCTCTTAGAATGACCATATTTTGCCATTTTCTTTTTCTACACTTCAGCTTACTAATCTTTCTCTTTCTGGAATTTCACCATCTCTCTCACTCATTCATTGACCCTTTTATATCTCCAGATTACTTGAAAATCCCACTAAAATTATCACATCttacatattgttattgtttcagaGTCCAGTTTTCACATACATTACAAACTATACTACAAATTAACTATATGTACAGACTGAGCCAGTtggactgaccttgtaaccaccatgtaaccatgaaactatactttattgtttcagaGTCCAGTTTTCACATACATTACAAACTATACTACAAATTAACTATATGTACAGACTGAGCCAGTtggactgaccttgtaaccaccatgtaaccatgaaactatacGTTATAAAGCCGAATGTACTAAGTAAACCTTTATGAAACTTTGCAAGCTTTTAGTCAAATTTGTAAGTCTGTTATGCACAAAAAAATCAGACTATTAATTAAGTGTATTTCCCATAAATCTGTCTGTATTTATAAAGCTTTTATTTGTCAGTCTCAGAAAAGGCAATTTTCATgctgagaataaaaataattatttttgtctttacgttttcatattttatttgaataactttcagaacctcttaaataaatatcaaaagtttgtgtttgttaaaactttatattttgttatttcctgTACCCTAacactaaattttgtgaaatcaatGTGTCATGAAATGAAAAggtgaaaatatgaaataaatttaacagaTAATTTCAATTATGTATCTCAACAGTCTGGACTTCTAACTTTTTTAcatctgctttattttaattttgttactttacAGTATGACTATGATGACTCACACTAGGTGAAATTCAATTTTCACAGCAGGACAGATTAATGTAGAAAAATGATCAAGTCAAAATTAGGCCACTTAATGTACACACAGTTAGCGTAAAATAtcataagaatttattttatctaacttatttttcatttaaatgttgCTATGTaacctaataagtttctaattttaacagttaattttggtaaaaaatgtaataataaacaagaaatatctgtaaaaataagaaatttatcaCTTATCTCAGATGTAGGGCCTACTTGTACTTAAGATCATGTTTTTATAAGATTACTTTTTTACATTATGTTGGTTGCCCACACAATATATCATGCtgctttcaaatatgcattttacaaaaaaacatacaACATCAGACACTAGAAAATAACATACCCAAGTTACTATTATCTGGTTTTCTAGCAGAATTATAAAtaggttaataaaattattttagctgCTCATAGCTGAATACAACAACTATCACAGGAAACTGTCTACTTTGCTGTCTGAAaggaaataataatgtaaaatatatctacTTTTTCCATTGTTATAAACATATCCAATATTCAGTGAAAATTGTCATAGACATGTCCTGAAAGACAGGAAAATGGAAGGATGTGTCATGTAGGCATGACAAATGTCTTGATATTTCAATAAAGCAAAAAGattgaatgtttatattttatattctggctAGTAAGTATTTATAATATGCATTTCAGATATTTTGAGACCCATATTGGGTagtaagaaaaactaaaatgGATAATTCATAACAAATTTATCACATGACATCAGAGAAGCAAGGAATGagaatttatttcagttttacatttttaagaaattaaaacttgtataacttAAAAATTTGAATTGTAAACTAAATTTTGATGCCAAGCATATTGAGATGCACAGATAGTAAAGTaatctaattaaatatttaatgtttctgtGTAAATATGTCATAATGTGCACTTTGATCCTGCCATATCCATAGTGTTAATGTTTTCATTACCTTAACCTTTAGCTTCCTTCTAATGTCTTTCTTTTCCCATATGTTAGCTTGCCTGTCACATTCTTTTCTATAGCAATTCTCTTACCTGTTGGAGTGTAAACAGCTTATACAAACCAGAAAACCATGATTATAATTAAGGATACTTGTCATAATACATCATTATTAAGTCTTCTAAATATTACAGTCTTTAGTCCCTACCAGATTTTCaagaatttataataaaagtattccaaccacactataCTTATTTCTCTTTCTTATCTCTCTCACAAAGCCAACAATCATGACAATAAGTTACTTGAAACACTCAGCATTACACCTCTTTCTACAGTCATGTCCTTCTGGTCATTCATCTTcacatatttcaatataaaagcTATATTCATGTATATTCATACAGCCTAACTTATGTCGTAGGTTGTAATGAGACATCACATGCAGTAAGCAGCACATTCAGTAATATTTTAACCACCTACTTTAGTTTTTACTTAAcataatacacaaatattgttgTTACAATTACATGcacatattattttgtatatctaAAGCAAAAATTACATGAGGATTTTGTTATTGCAGTTGTGACTTATTTAATGGTATTTTGGCTGACTGactgattatttgaaattaagcacaaagctacacaatggttatctCTGTCCTGTCCACCACGAATATTGAAACCCAGTAGTGTGAGttcatagacataccactgtgccagtaGGAGGCTTAATGGTATTAACTCAAAAgttatgtcaaaaaaaaaaaaaagagtatatcTTTGATTTTTATCCCTTATGTGGATGCCTAGGAAAAAATCTGAGGAATGCTAATTTTAAAAGCTAATTATAAATGAAGACTTGAGCTTTCCATAAATGAATGTTACTTGCATCAACCAGATATAGGTATAAAATTTACCAcatataattatgttataaaaaaatacattgttgtaaaatgtttcacaagaAACCATTCACTATATGGCAAAGAACTGTTACTGTGTGACAAACTAATACTTACGCTTGTTTCTCTAGCTCCCAGAAATCTGGACTGTCAGATACCCATGGATTTGATGGCTCAGGAGGCATTAGAAAAGGATCATATTCTTGGTACTGTTCAAAATAACTAACAtaccttaagaaaaaaaaacaacacaaatacaTATTACTGTTCAAAATCATGAGTATTTCATAAGAGAACAAAGGAGAGCTTACTATGAAATTCTTACCATGGGAAATCATTTAATGCAAGTTTTATATCTATCTATCATACCCATAGAGataaataaatcagtaaaatgagatgaagaataaaacattgtttttcttaGTATTTCTTTTCAAATGAGTGAAATtgctaatttcatttaaaaacaaataaagatttgttgTAGTTGAtatatgtttaaatgtttctaaaaaaaaaatgttttttatattaagatatacagGATAAGAGAAAGCATGAACAAGATTTATGCATCGATCAACTTGCCTATTACTGCAAACGTATAATGGAGACTGTCCAGCTTTTTAACTAGCTCCAGCAGTCACTTTTTAATCTTTCAGTTTGATAAACTAAACAAGAAACATCCTAAGctcacactaaatataaaactactttcatgaaaagaaaataactgaTGTAGTTTAGAGTTCTTATTTCAGTTGTCATTAACCCATCTAGGTATCACTGCCAGCTAACTTTTAGCTTCTgaaaatgttgtaaataaaattaataaacatggtTTTATGAAAGTACTATCAAATATCAAATGAATATCTGGCCTATTTTCTACAAAAAAGTATCAAACCTACAAGCAAATACTACTTACGATTCAGCCACTTTTGATATTTTGACATTCCTTCGGTCTAACCTACTTTTTAGGGTTGTGATCTGGAAAATGATAGAATCTAATTTACAATTATTGTTcataaatttttttttgcaacatgttaaaaagaaaatatataaaacagaatacaTAAGAAAGCAATACAATTTATGAGATTTAATAAAAACCAGtattaaaacaaatcacaaacaaactttacatttacaagaaattaaagttttcttATTGAAGCCATCTCAAAATATTCCAACAGCAACCACTTAATacttaactaaatttatttaatttgcaatAATAGAATTTTCAAACCTCTTTCTGTAAGGCTTCTGTAGACTGGGCTATGTCAGCTTCTGTCATGGGGCTGACTTTGCCTCCAGAAGTCTACGTGTGTGAAAACAAAGTCAAAGTGGATTACATTATTTACTACTGATTTCTTTTATGTATACATAAGAAAAAGTACAAACAGACACTAAGATATACAATATCACTGTATtagtaaacagaaaaatatatatcacttttTACTTCAATCTTTAACCATGATGTTTAAGAATAAATCAGACAAAATTTACAGTACTAtcttcaattattatatattggaAAGATTTTCTATTCTCTGCCTATGTACCTATAGGGTATTGgatttaataattaacaaattgctaaaattttatgtagaaattTATCATTAACAGCCATTTAATAACATAAGTAATATTCCatttgaacagaaaaaaaaatgatcaagccagtaatttgttgttgtttcaaggTATTAAAGATGCAggcatgttaataaaacaaaagaattgattttcaatcattaaatatttataatgaagataaaaatcatcatacttcaagacaaTTAAGATTCCAAATATTATGAGAATGCATTAAAGAGGAAAAAAACTGAGCatataattacagtttctaaATACTTACTTTGGCACCTCTCATTGGCTTGTTCATACGGCAAGCCTTTTTGATATCGAGTTCTGTGGTATTGACACACCCTGGCTGAAGTAAGAACATTTATAGTAGTTTAgtcaatttttctatttttaaatcataaaatagctacatttgtattgtattatGATAATTACTTAAATAGTTGTTCCAAAGATTCAGAATATCTActttgattttaatgttttaatttccttttggTCAGTGAGCTCTACCTAGTATGACAAATTATTGCTCTTGTCAAAAGTATTAGACAACAACtgagtatttgtgtgtgtgtgtttttcttatagcaaagccatatcgggctatctgctcagcccaccgaggggaatcaaacccctgattttagtgttgtaaatctggagacatactgctgtactagcagggggtgACAACAACTGAGACTAAAAgacatttaaattacttcagaATATTGATATGCATCTTAAAAAGTTCACTAAAAATTCTGTTGTTTGTgaagtatgaaaatatttaatttttactttaaaaacaaactatgaaaGGTACAATGAGCTGCACTATATATTTAACAAGATGTGAATAaggtagtaattatatataacatatacagtATAACATGCTTGATATTAAAATCAAGGCTGATATGGTAAAATCTGGTACACAAAAATTGTAGAAACATTTAtcagtaattaataaaaacaagaaaaaaattttcttttgtcatactctttactatttattttcaGCTCAGTCCAGTTGAATTTAtcaaatgattatattttttttccaatctGAAACTGTTAAGTGCTTAATAAACTTTACCTTCTTTATCACTAGACTGCACATACAACTGACTACTGACCATCACAGtcaacttttttaatattttactttctttaccaACTACACGTACCACTGGCCGATGAACATCCCAGAAAGCTCTTTCTTGACTATCCAGCACCTTTCTTTCAAGCTTGTCTCGCTTCTTATCCACTCTAAGTATAAAATACTACTTCACTTCTGCTGatcaatttcaaataaataattgtttacacACACATTAATAGAAACAAATACATCCAATAATGAAATCTGCTATCAAACATTTACTAAAATTTTTAATCCtggttttatatttaatgtagatTTATAAGATGGGCtctttttatttgtagtttttgctaaaattaaataaaaattaatcttagTGCTGTTCCTAAGTAGAATACTCTGCATGTTTCCATAACACGAATTTCCATCAAATGAAATtatcaaataagaaataaaaacgttGACAAGTAATACATACTTTATGACACttgaaattgtgtgtgtgtgtgttttattatttattattaatgtagcaTGATAAGAAATATCTTGTATTTTAAAGtcagtaatttttgtttaaatgtatagTGTAATGTTATTGAGTGTTTGCACCATAagtttacatctcccagtctaaACTTGTTACCCACTTTAATAATAAGCAACAGTTTTCTATAAAATTACTCTGATTTTACACTTTCTTTATCGTAACTGTCATAGCCCAGTAAGTAAATTACTATTACCAATATCAAAACTTTCACACTATGACTTAAATGGTGGAACTCAGCTTCTTCATTGGACTATTTTAAGGATTACTCacaatattaaactaatatttacaaAGTTATGTGTAGGGATGTGTAGGATTAAAAGCCTCTCATTTTCATTTTCTGTACTGTATTCTGAAGACAATAGGATGAGAGGACacaagtttataatttaataaggACAGGCTGAGATCTGCATATGGAAATATTTAACTTACACATTTGTGTAATTTACTAGATGGAGTTCATGTATACAATACATAATATAccatattgtataatatatagtatACAAATATTAGATTTTAACTTAGTAATAAAATCTGTAGTAAATTTCACAATTTTCAGCTGCCTTTTGTTATCTCATTATCTAAAGTCAACACTGTTATGCATGTTACTATTAAGCTACAGTACTGGAAGCAATGAATTAAATGCAATGTGAGTTTGCTCCCCTTTGGCCATAGGAAAATAAAGTACACCAAAATAAAGTTACATGTTGAAAATTATTCTCTGATTGACTTTCATCTACATATCACACATCCTCAAACAAACATAATgcctatatataataaaaatacagacaaCTAGAGGGACACTCGGTAGAGTGTATACTTCCATCATGCTGATTAATAACCACTTACTTAGCTTGTGCTTCAGCTTGCATAAAAATAAATTCCCACTTTCTGGAGAACATTTTCTGGAGACGTGCTAAATTTTCAGCCTCATAGTCTGCCAGCTCCAGTCTTGTCTTATTTTGCATGGTTCTCTTACACAAGTAGACAGCTAAGTCAAAACATAATATGTGATGTAAAAcaaacccctttcaaacataaacataaaactcTTTTACATTAAAACTTTGATTCCTGTGAATGTACTTTTAGTAATAATTTTGCCACTTAAAACTTACTCTTAATAACTTTAGCTAGGATTACCCCAGATGGTATACATTAAGGCAGTTTTCTCCTTAAGAAATCACTCACAGATACAACTTAATTGAGTGTTTGAAACAAAGCATATTGAGAACTATTTTCTCCTTAAGAACAAAACTGACCATGTTGCAAACTTAAGTCAGTTAATTTCACTGGCAGGAGGCTTCAAAAGAAAGAATTTAGAGGATAAAAACTGTATTGAAACACATGTCGGTGTATAGTGTTATCCATCCacatatcataaaaaataatttgtctatGATTTctgaaaaactaattaaaaagacaaaaaatgcaTTATTATTTCAAATCATGTTATAACGTTTTTGGAAATGGTTTATATTACTGGGAATGCTATTTCTATACCATTCTAGACAAAGTAAGAAGGTGAGTATTTAAAGGAAATATAGTTTCAGGTAAGGAAAACATTAACTTCTGAAATCAAGTTATAACGTTTTTGAAAATGGTTTATATTACTATTACTGGGAATGCTATTT
Protein-coding regions in this window:
- the LOC143222927 gene encoding regulator of G-protein signaling 7-like isoform X2, with protein sequence MEDIIEKMQDEQTGVPVRTVKSFMTKIPSVFAGADMVTWMMKNLDVEDQVEALHLGHLMAAHGYFFSIDDHILTLKADGTYYRFQTPYFWPSNCWEPENTDYAVYLCKRTMQNKTRLELADYEAENLARLQKMFSRKWEFIFMQAEAQAKVDKKRDKLERKVLDSQERAFWDVHRPVPGCVNTTELDIKKACRMNKPMRGAKTSGGKVSPMTEADIAQSTEALQKEITTLKSRLDRRNVKISKVAESYVSYFEQYQEYDPFLMPPEPSNPWVSDSPDFWELEKQAKEIPPRRVRRWAFSLQELLKDPAGREQFIKFLEKEFSAENLMFWDAVQDLKQVHSKDVPVKVQEIWNEYLGPDANSPINIDSKSYELTKKNIEKPSRWTFDEAASHLYHLMKNDSYQRYLRSEMYKEYLSGTKKKTSIKGIRSVIFPGRKDQNST
- the LOC143222927 gene encoding regulator of G-protein signaling 7-like isoform X3; the encoded protein is MAAHGYFFSIDDHILTLKADGTYYRFQTPYFWPSNCWEPENTDYAVYLCKRTMQNKTRLELADYEAENLARLQKMFSRKWEFIFMQAEAQAKVDKKRDKLERKVLDSQERAFWDVHRPVPGCVNTTELDIKKACRMNKPMRGAKTSGGKVSPMTEADIAQSTEALQKEITTLKSRLDRRNVKISKVAESYVSYFEQYQEYDPFLMPPEPSNPWVSDSPDFWELEKQAKEIPPRRVRRWAFSLQELLKDPAGREQFIKFLEKEFSAENLMFWDAVQDLKQVHSKDVPVKVQEIWNEYLGPDANSPINIDSKSYELTKKNIEKPSRWTFDEAASHLYHLMKNDSYQRYLRSEMYKEYLSGTKKKTSIKGIRSVIFPGRKDQNST